One Neisseria sicca genomic region harbors:
- a CDS encoding efflux RND transporter periplasmic adaptor subunit, with amino-acid sequence MASYASKVMRMAAIAAATALALSACNKGSDATQGAKDGKGQQAAAQKEAPPPVVGVVTVHPETVALTTELPGRLESLRTADVRAQVGGIIQKRLFQEGSYVRAGQPLYQIDSSTYQADLESSRAQLAGAQATLAKANADLARYKPLVAADAISKQDYDAAVTAKRSAEASVKAAQAAIKSAGINLNRARITAPISGFIGQSKVSEGTLLNAGDTTVLATIRQTNPMYVNITQSATEVMKLRQQVAEGKLSSVDGAIEVGIKFDNGEVYPHKGRLLFSDPSVNETTGQITLRASVPNDKNILMSGLYVRVLMEQVAADNAFVVPQQAVTRGTKDTVMIVNAKGEMEPREVTVAQQQGTNWVITAGLKDGDKVIVDGIAIASMSGGKKVTPKEWTPPEKAAASAAGAAPKAASEAKKDVQTTSEAKPASAAK; translated from the coding sequence ATGGCTTCTTATGCTTCTAAGGTGATGCGCATGGCGGCAATCGCCGCCGCTACTGCGTTGGCTCTTTCAGCGTGTAACAAAGGCTCCGATGCGACGCAAGGTGCAAAAGATGGAAAAGGGCAGCAGGCAGCTGCGCAAAAAGAAGCTCCGCCCCCTGTGGTCGGTGTCGTTACCGTCCATCCTGAAACCGTCGCGCTGACGACCGAGCTGCCGGGCCGTTTGGAGTCGCTGCGTACGGCGGATGTCCGCGCCCAAGTAGGCGGCATCATCCAAAAACGCCTGTTCCAAGAGGGCAGCTATGTCCGCGCCGGACAGCCGCTTTATCAAATCGACAGTTCCACCTATCAAGCTGATCTGGAAAGCTCGCGCGCCCAATTGGCAGGCGCGCAGGCGACCCTTGCCAAAGCCAATGCCGACTTGGCGCGTTACAAGCCGCTGGTTGCTGCCGATGCTATCAGTAAGCAAGACTACGATGCGGCGGTAACGGCGAAACGTTCTGCCGAAGCAAGCGTCAAAGCGGCTCAGGCGGCGATTAAATCTGCCGGTATCAATCTGAACAGGGCGCGCATTACCGCACCGATTTCAGGTTTCATCGGTCAGTCCAAAGTATCCGAAGGTACGCTGCTGAACGCAGGCGATACAACCGTACTGGCGACCATCCGCCAAACCAATCCTATGTATGTGAACATCACTCAATCCGCGACCGAAGTGATGAAGCTGCGCCAACAGGTTGCCGAGGGCAAATTATCGAGCGTGGACGGCGCGATTGAAGTGGGCATCAAGTTCGACAACGGCGAAGTTTATCCGCACAAAGGCCGTTTGCTGTTCTCCGATCCGTCTGTGAACGAAACAACCGGACAAATCACGCTGCGCGCGTCAGTGCCGAACGACAAAAACATTTTGATGTCAGGTCTTTATGTGCGCGTCCTGATGGAACAAGTGGCTGCCGACAACGCTTTTGTCGTACCGCAGCAGGCAGTAACGCGCGGTACGAAAGATACCGTGATGATTGTGAACGCCAAAGGCGAAATGGAGCCGCGCGAGGTAACAGTCGCCCAGCAGCAGGGAACTAACTGGGTGATCACTGCGGGTCTGAAAGACGGCGACAAAGTCATTGTTGACGGCATCGCCATTGCATCCATGAGTGGCGGGAAAAAGGTTACGCCTAAAGAATGGACACCTCCTGAAAAGGCTGCCGCATCTGCTGCCGGAGCCGCACCCAAAGCTGCTTCCGAAGCGAAAAAAGACGTTCAGACGACCTCTGAAGCCAAACCGGCATCCGCAGCTAAATAA
- the mtrR gene encoding multidrug efflux system transcriptional repressor MtrR: MRKTKTEALKTKEHLMLAALETFYQKGIARTSLNEIAQAAGVTRGALYWHFKNKEDLFDALFQRICDDIENCMHQDAADSDEQEWSLFRRTLMHFFTRLQTNDIHYKFHIILFLKCEHTEQNAAVIDIADKHQSIWREKITEVLTKSIAQHALSEDLDTDMAVIFIKSMLDGLIWRWLSSDKSFDLAQTAPRMIDILLDNLKNHPQLRKQK, from the coding sequence ATGCGGAAAACCAAAACCGAAGCCCTTAAAACCAAAGAACATCTCATGCTCGCCGCGCTGGAAACCTTCTACCAAAAAGGCATCGCGCGCACTTCGCTCAACGAAATCGCCCAGGCCGCCGGCGTGACGCGTGGCGCGTTGTACTGGCATTTCAAAAACAAAGAAGACTTGTTCGACGCCCTCTTCCAGCGCATTTGCGATGACATCGAAAACTGTATGCATCAGGACGCGGCTGATAGCGATGAACAAGAGTGGTCGCTTTTCCGCCGCACCTTGATGCACTTTTTCACGCGCCTGCAAACCAACGACATCCACTATAAATTCCACATCATCCTGTTTTTAAAATGCGAACACACCGAGCAGAACGCCGCCGTCATCGACATTGCGGATAAACATCAATCGATTTGGCGCGAGAAAATTACCGAAGTCCTGACCAAATCCATCGCACAACATGCCTTATCCGAAGATTTGGATACCGACATGGCGGTCATCTTCATCAAATCGATGCTGGACGGTCTGATTTGGCGTTGGCTCTCGTCCGACAAAAGTTTCGACCTTGCCCAGACCGCACCGCGCATGATTGACATCCTCTTGGATAATCTGAAAAACCACCCGCAACTGCGTAAGCAAAAATAA
- the ettA gene encoding energy-dependent translational throttle protein EttA: protein MSQQYVYSMLRVSKVVPPQKTIIKDISLSFFPGAKIGLLGLNGAGKSTVLRIMAGVDKEFEGEAVPMGGIKIGYLPQEPELDPEKTVREEVESGLGEVAAAQKRLEEVYAEYANPDADFDALAEEQGRLEAIIAAGSSTGGGAEHELEIAADALRLPEWDAKIGNLSGGEKRRVALCKLLLSKPDMLLLDEPTNHLDAESVEWLEQFLVRFPGTVVAVTHDRYFLDNAAEWILELDRGHGIPWKGNYSSWLEQKEKRLENEAKSEAARVKAMKQELEWVRQNAKGRQAKSKARLARFEEMSNYEYQKRNETQEIFIPVAERLGNEVIEFVNVSKSFGDKVLIDDLSFKVPAGAIVGIIGPNGAGKSTLFKMIAGKEQPDSGEVKIGQTVKMSLIDQSREGLQNDKTVFDNIAEGRDILQVGQFEIPARQYLGRFNFKGSDQSKIAGQLSGGERGRLHLAKTLLSGGNVLLLDEPSNDLDVETLRALEDALLEFAGSVMVISHDRWFLDRIATHILACEGDSKWVFFDGNYQEYEADKKRRLGEEGAKPKRIKYKPVTR from the coding sequence ATGTCCCAACAATACGTCTATTCCATGCTGCGCGTGAGCAAGGTTGTGCCGCCGCAGAAAACCATCATTAAAGATATTTCCCTTTCCTTCTTCCCCGGCGCGAAAATCGGTTTGCTCGGTTTGAACGGCGCGGGCAAATCCACCGTGCTGCGGATTATGGCGGGTGTGGATAAGGAATTTGAGGGCGAAGCCGTGCCGATGGGCGGCATCAAAATCGGCTATCTGCCGCAAGAGCCGGAGCTTGATCCTGAGAAAACCGTGCGCGAGGAAGTGGAAAGCGGTTTGGGCGAAGTAGCTGCGGCGCAGAAACGTTTGGAAGAAGTGTATGCCGAGTACGCCAATCCCGATGCGGATTTTGACGCGCTGGCGGAAGAGCAGGGCCGCTTGGAAGCAATTATTGCGGCGGGTTCGTCCACGGGCGGCGGTGCGGAACACGAATTGGAAATCGCCGCCGATGCGCTGCGCCTGCCGGAATGGGATGCCAAAATCGGCAATCTGTCCGGCGGTGAAAAACGTCGTGTTGCTTTGTGCAAACTCTTGTTGAGCAAGCCCGATATGCTGCTGCTGGACGAGCCGACCAACCACTTGGACGCTGAATCGGTGGAATGGCTGGAGCAATTCTTGGTACGCTTCCCCGGCACAGTCGTTGCCGTAACGCACGACCGCTACTTCTTGGACAACGCCGCCGAATGGATTTTGGAACTTGACCGTGGACACGGTATCCCGTGGAAAGGCAATTACTCGTCTTGGCTGGAGCAGAAAGAAAAACGCTTGGAAAACGAGGCAAAATCCGAAGCCGCGCGCGTGAAGGCGATGAAGCAGGAATTGGAATGGGTACGCCAGAATGCCAAAGGCCGCCAAGCCAAGTCCAAAGCGCGTCTGGCGCGTTTTGAAGAAATGAGCAACTACGAATACCAAAAACGCAATGAAACGCAGGAAATCTTCATTCCCGTCGCCGAGCGTTTGGGTAATGAAGTGATTGAATTTGTGAACGTTTCCAAATCGTTCGGCGACAAAGTGTTGATTGACGATTTGAGCTTCAAAGTGCCTGCGGGTGCGATTGTCGGCATCATCGGCCCGAACGGCGCGGGTAAATCGACGCTGTTCAAAATGATTGCGGGCAAAGAGCAGCCTGATTCGGGTGAAGTAAAAATCGGGCAAACCGTGAAAATGAGCCTGATCGACCAAAGCCGCGAAGGTTTGCAAAACGACAAAACCGTGTTCGACAACATCGCCGAAGGCCGCGACATTTTGCAGGTCGGACAGTTTGAAATCCCCGCCCGCCAATATTTGGGTCGTTTCAACTTTAAAGGCAGCGACCAAAGCAAAATCGCGGGGCAGCTTTCCGGCGGCGAACGCGGACGTTTGCACTTGGCAAAAACCTTGTTGAGCGGCGGCAATGTGTTGCTGCTGGACGAACCGTCCAACGACCTAGATGTGGAAACCCTGCGCGCGCTGGAAGACGCATTGTTGGAATTTGCCGGCAGCGTGATGGTGATTTCGCACGACCGCTGGTTCCTCGACCGCATAGCCACGCATATTCTGGCGTGCGAAGGCGATTCGAAATGGGTGTTCTTCGACGGCAACTATCAGGAATATGAAGCCGATAAGAAACGCCGACTCGGCGAAGAGGGCGCGAAACCGAAACGGATTAAATATAAACCGGTAACGCGTTGA
- the nadB gene encoding L-aspartate oxidase yields the protein MQTDCNVLIAGNGLAALTLALSLPESFRIVILCKNRLDDTASRHAQGGIAAAWSGEDDIEKHVADTLEAGAGLCDEAAVRTILSQGKPAIEWLLAQGVAFDQNNNGLHLTREGGHTCRRIAHVADYTGEAVMQSLIVQIRRRPNIRVCERQMALDIQTKSGAACGLTVLDRRTQETYRIRARHTVLAGGGLGQIYAATTTPPECTGDAIAMAIRAGCAVENLEFIQFHPTGLARSSENGRTFLISEAVRGEGGILTNQAGERFMPHYDRRAELAPRDIVARAIAAEITKQTQDFVSLDISHQPAAFVRQHFPSIHRHCLSQCGLDITRQAIPVRPVQHYTCGGIQTDPYGRTSLPQLYALGETVCTGLHGANRLASNSLLECVVTARLAAQTIADGQAFQTLPSKRSSENTSAEADIFSDDLQNTFSRPVLQAFNQRHLGILRNDTDLRRAIAQLRLWKQNQTEPHTASEYENRNLLECSLAVAQAAYARRQNIGAHFNTDLAGSVDWKKQAAG from the coding sequence ATGCAAACCGATTGCAACGTATTGATTGCCGGAAACGGGCTGGCGGCACTGACGCTCGCCCTGTCGCTGCCTGAATCGTTCCGCATCGTCATTTTGTGCAAAAACCGGCTGGACGACACCGCCAGCCGCCATGCGCAAGGCGGAATTGCGGCGGCGTGGTCGGGAGAGGACGACATCGAAAAACACGTTGCCGATACCTTGGAAGCGGGCGCGGGTTTGTGCGACGAAGCCGCCGTCCGTACCATCCTGTCGCAGGGCAAACCGGCAATCGAATGGCTGCTGGCGCAGGGCGTGGCGTTCGACCAAAATAATAACGGCCTGCACCTGACGCGCGAAGGCGGGCATACCTGCCGCCGAATCGCCCACGTCGCCGATTACACGGGCGAAGCCGTCATGCAGAGCCTGATTGTCCAAATACGCCGCCGCCCGAACATCCGCGTTTGCGAGCGGCAGATGGCGTTGGACATTCAAACCAAATCAGGCGCAGCGTGCGGACTGACCGTCCTCGACCGCCGAACGCAAGAAACCTACCGCATCCGCGCCCGCCATACCGTACTCGCAGGCGGCGGCTTGGGACAGATTTACGCCGCCACCACCACGCCGCCCGAATGCACGGGCGACGCCATCGCCATGGCGATACGCGCAGGCTGCGCAGTCGAAAACCTCGAATTTATCCAATTCCACCCCACGGGCTTGGCAAGGTCGTCTGAAAACGGCCGCACCTTCCTGATTTCCGAAGCCGTGCGCGGCGAAGGCGGCATCCTGACCAACCAAGCGGGCGAACGGTTCATGCCGCATTACGACCGCCGCGCCGAACTCGCGCCGCGCGACATCGTTGCCCGCGCTATCGCCGCCGAAATCACCAAGCAAACACAAGACTTCGTCTCGCTCGACATCAGCCATCAACCCGCAGCGTTCGTCCGCCAGCATTTCCCGTCCATCCACCGGCACTGCCTGTCCCAATGCGGTTTGGACATCACGCGCCAAGCCATCCCCGTCCGCCCCGTGCAGCACTATACCTGCGGCGGCATCCAAACCGACCCCTATGGCAGAACCTCCCTGCCGCAGCTCTACGCCTTAGGCGAAACCGTCTGTACAGGATTGCACGGAGCCAACCGCCTCGCCAGCAACTCCCTGCTCGAATGCGTCGTTACCGCCAGACTTGCCGCCCAAACCATCGCGGACGGACAAGCATTCCAAACCTTACCGTCCAAAAGGTCGTCTGAAAACACCTCCGCCGAAGCAGACATCTTTTCAGACGACCTCCAAAACACATTCAGCCGCCCCGTCCTGCAAGCGTTCAACCAACGCCATCTGGGCATTCTCCGCAACGATACCGACCTGCGCCGCGCCATCGCCCAACTGCGGCTTTGGAAGCAAAACCAAACCGAACCGCACACCGCGTCCGAATACGAAAACCGCAACCTGCTCGAATGCAGCCTCGCCGTCGCCCAAGCCGCATACGCCAGGCGGCAAAACATCGGCGCGCATTTCAATACCGACTTGGCAGGGAGTGTCGATTGGAAAAAGCAGGCGGCAGGCTGA
- the nadA gene encoding quinolinate synthase NadA — protein sequence MQTAARRSFDYDMPLIQTPTSACQIRQAWAKVADTPDRETAGRLKDEIKALLKEKNAVLVAHYYVDPLIQDLALETGGCVGDSLEMARFGAEHEAGTLVVAGVRFMGESAKILCPEKTVLMPDLEAECSLDLGCPEEAFSAFCDRHPDRTVVVYANTSAAVKARADWVVTSSVALEIVSYLKSRGEKLIWGPDRHLGDYIRRETGADMLLWQGSCIVHNEFKGQELAALKAEHPDAVVLVHPESPQSVIELGDVVGSTSKLLKAAVSRPEKKFIVATDLGILHEMQKQAPDKEFIAAPTAGNGGSCKSCAFCPWMAMNSLGGIKHALTGGCNEILLDRKLGEAAKLPLQRMLDFAAGLKKKDVFNGMGPA from the coding sequence ATGCAAACCGCCGCCCGCCGCTCGTTCGACTACGATATGCCCCTCATTCAGACGCCGACTTCCGCCTGCCAAATCCGTCAGGCGTGGGCGAAGGTTGCCGACACGCCCGACCGCGAGACGGCAGGTCGTCTGAAAGACGAAATCAAGGCTTTGCTGAAGGAGAAAAACGCGGTCTTGGTGGCGCATTATTACGTCGATCCGCTGATTCAGGATTTGGCTTTGGAGACGGGCGGATGCGTGGGCGATTCGCTGGAGATGGCACGCTTCGGCGCGGAACACGAGGCCGGTACGCTGGTGGTGGCGGGTGTGCGCTTCATGGGCGAGAGCGCGAAAATCCTCTGTCCTGAAAAAACGGTGCTGATGCCTGATTTGGAAGCGGAATGTTCTTTGGATTTGGGTTGCCCGGAAGAGGCGTTTTCGGCGTTTTGCGACCGACACCCCGACCGCACGGTGGTGGTGTACGCCAACACTTCCGCCGCCGTGAAAGCGCGTGCCGACTGGGTGGTCACGTCTTCGGTGGCGTTGGAAATCGTGTCGTATCTGAAATCGCGCGGCGAGAAGCTGATTTGGGGGCCCGACCGCCACCTCGGCGACTACATCCGCCGCGAAACGGGTGCGGATATGCTGTTGTGGCAGGGTTCGTGCATCGTCCACAACGAATTTAAAGGGCAGGAATTGGCGGCATTGAAGGCGGAACACCCCGACGCGGTGGTGCTGGTTCATCCCGAATCGCCGCAAAGCGTCATCGAACTGGGTGACGTGGTCGGCTCGACCAGCAAACTGCTCAAAGCCGCCGTATCGCGCCCTGAAAAGAAATTCATCGTGGCGACCGACTTGGGCATCCTGCACGAAATGCAAAAGCAGGCGCCCGACAAAGAATTTATCGCCGCCCCGACGGCGGGCAACGGCGGAAGCTGCAAAAGCTGCGCGTTCTGCCCATGGATGGCGATGAATTCGCTGGGCGGCATCAAACACGCCCTGACAGGCGGGTGCAACGAAATTCTGTTGGACAGGAAGCTGGGCGAAGCCGCCAAACTGCCTTTGCAGCGTATGCTCGACTTCGCAGCAGGGCTGAAGAAAAAAGATGTGTTCAACGGCATGGGCCCCGCCTGA
- a CDS encoding NUDIX hydrolase produces MDAYPEAEAPPQSIVELVPVLIAVTDGGLRVLTVAQGTLLPNGPLSPLRNSLQAGVKLWVAKQTSQPMGYVEQLYTFVDTHRRNEHGMPVLYVSYLGLVREAADSILHPDAKWQDCYGYFPWEDLRTDGGQRDAVVSRLRIWANSADTEEVRQKRLKRIHLCWGVEPENWSEEYVLQRYEMLYESGLIAEAAEPQANFDFTLTGQPMRHDHRRVLATALSRLRAKIKYRPVIFELMPPEFTLLQLQNSVEAISGRLLHKQNFRRQIQQQNLIEPSDTGVSGSKGRPAQLYRFRDDVLPDRLISDIGLPLGSR; encoded by the coding sequence ATGGACGCCTACCCCGAAGCCGAAGCCCCGCCGCAAAGCATCGTCGAGCTGGTTCCCGTATTGATTGCCGTTACCGACGGCGGCCTGCGGGTGTTGACCGTCGCCCAAGGCACGCTCCTGCCCAACGGCCCGCTCTCCCCCCTGCGCAATTCCCTGCAGGCGGGCGTGAAGCTGTGGGTCGCCAAGCAGACTTCGCAGCCTATGGGCTATGTGGAACAGCTTTACACCTTTGTCGATACCCACCGCCGCAACGAACACGGCATGCCCGTCTTGTACGTCAGCTATTTGGGGCTGGTGCGCGAGGCCGCCGACAGCATCCTGCATCCCGACGCGAAATGGCAGGACTGCTACGGCTATTTCCCGTGGGAAGACTTGCGCACCGACGGCGGGCAGCGCGACGCCGTCGTCAGCCGCCTGCGCATTTGGGCAAACTCGGCAGACACGGAGGAAGTGCGCCAAAAGCGGCTCAAGCGCATTCATTTGTGCTGGGGGGTCGAACCGGAAAACTGGTCGGAAGAATACGTTTTGCAACGCTATGAAATGCTGTATGAAAGCGGCCTGATAGCGGAAGCCGCCGAGCCGCAGGCAAACTTCGACTTCACGCTCACGGGGCAGCCCATGCGCCACGACCACCGCCGCGTACTGGCGACCGCCCTGTCCCGCCTGCGCGCCAAAATCAAATACCGCCCCGTGATTTTCGAACTGATGCCGCCCGAATTCACGCTGCTGCAACTGCAAAACAGCGTCGAAGCCATCAGCGGCAGATTGCTGCACAAGCAAAACTTCCGCCGCCAGATTCAGCAGCAAAACCTCATCGAGCCGTCGGATACCGGCGTATCGGGCAGCAAAGGCCGTCCCGCGCAGCTTTACCGCTTCCGCGACGACGTCCTGCCCGACAGGCTGATTTCGGACATCGGACTGCCGCTGGGCAGCCGTTAG
- the nadC gene encoding carboxylating nicotinate-nucleotide diphosphorylase, with product MSSENTLFPLPDTLLRPMVEQALSEDLGRRGDITSAAVIAPDKTAKLFLVSREDGVIAGMDLARLAFQTMDPSVRFQAEIHDGQTVRAGQTLAAVEGNARALLAAERTALNYLTHLSGIATATARAVAEVAEYGTDIVCSRKTIPLLRVLQKYAVRAGGGVNHRMGLDDAVLIKDNHLAYCGSIAQAVRQAKQAVGPLTCVEIEVDTLAQLDEAIAAGAERILLDNMDDETLKEAANRCHTQTAHPHTIYCEASGGIGFDRLRSVAQTGVDGIALGYLTHSSRSLDIGLDFVA from the coding sequence ATGTCGTCTGAAAACACCCTCTTCCCCCTGCCCGACACCCTGTTGCGCCCCATGGTCGAACAAGCTCTGAGCGAAGATTTGGGCAGGCGTGGCGACATTACGTCCGCCGCCGTTATCGCCCCCGATAAAACCGCCAAACTCTTCCTCGTCAGCCGCGAAGACGGCGTCATCGCCGGCATGGACTTGGCGCGCCTCGCCTTCCAGACGATGGATCCGTCCGTCCGCTTCCAAGCCGAAATTCACGACGGGCAAACCGTCCGCGCAGGTCAGACGCTGGCCGCCGTCGAAGGCAACGCCCGCGCCCTGCTCGCCGCCGAACGCACCGCGCTCAACTACCTCACGCACTTGAGCGGCATCGCCACCGCCACCGCTCGTGCCGTTGCCGAAGTCGCCGAATACGGTACAGACATCGTGTGCAGCCGCAAAACCATCCCCCTGCTGCGCGTCCTGCAAAAATACGCCGTCAGGGCAGGCGGCGGCGTGAACCACCGCATGGGTTTGGACGACGCCGTGCTCATCAAAGACAACCACCTCGCCTATTGCGGCAGCATCGCCCAAGCCGTGCGGCAGGCGAAGCAGGCAGTCGGACCGTTGACCTGCGTGGAAATCGAAGTGGACACGCTGGCACAACTGGACGAAGCCATCGCGGCGGGCGCGGAACGGATTTTGCTGGACAACATGGACGACGAAACCTTGAAAGAAGCAGCAAACCGCTGCCACACGCAAACCGCCCACCCCCACACCATCTATTGCGAAGCATCGGGCGGCATCGGCTTCGACCGCTTACGGAGCGTGGCGCAAACCGGCGTGGACGGCATCGCCCTCGGCTATCTGACCCACAGCAGCCGCTCGTTGGACATAGGTTTGGATTTCGTGGCGTAA
- the mtgA gene encoding monofunctional biosynthetic peptidoglycan transglycosylase — MFRIIKWLIALPLGAFIFFNAYVYGNIITYRAVAPNKTAFMAMRMRQFQSEGKDVALDYRWVPYDRISVNLKKALIASEDAKFAEHGGFDWGGIQYAIKRNKQSGEVKAGGSTISQQLAKNLFLNESRSYIRKGEEAAITAMMEAVTDKDRIFELYLNAIEWHYGVFGAEAASQYFYKRPAANLTKQQAAKLAARVPAPLFYADNPKSKRLRNKTNIILRRMGSAELPESDMD, encoded by the coding sequence ATGTTCCGCATCATCAAATGGCTGATTGCCCTGCCTTTGGGCGCATTTATCTTTTTCAACGCTTATGTGTACGGCAACATCATCACTTACCGCGCCGTCGCGCCGAATAAAACCGCCTTCATGGCGATGCGGATGCGGCAGTTTCAAAGCGAAGGTAAAGATGTCGCGCTCGATTACCGCTGGGTACCTTACGACCGCATTTCGGTCAACCTGAAAAAAGCACTGATTGCCTCCGAAGATGCCAAATTTGCAGAACACGGCGGCTTCGACTGGGGCGGCATCCAATACGCCATCAAGCGCAACAAACAAAGCGGCGAAGTCAAAGCAGGCGGCTCGACCATCAGCCAACAGCTTGCCAAAAACCTGTTTCTGAACGAAAGCCGCAGCTATATCCGCAAAGGCGAAGAAGCCGCGATTACCGCGATGATGGAAGCCGTTACCGACAAAGACCGCATTTTCGAGCTGTATCTGAACGCCATCGAATGGCACTACGGCGTATTCGGCGCAGAAGCCGCGTCCCAGTATTTTTATAAAAGACCCGCCGCCAACCTGACCAAACAGCAGGCCGCCAAACTCGCCGCCCGCGTCCCCGCGCCGCTGTTTTACGCCGACAACCCCAAAAGCAAACGCCTGCGCAACAAAACCAACATCATCCTGCGCCGCATGGGTTCGGCGGAGCTGCCCGAAAGCGATATGGATTGA
- the aroE gene encoding shikimate dehydrogenase, whose protein sequence is MTALPRYAVFGNPVAHSKSPQIHRQFALQEGVEIEYERICADIGGFAQAVEAFFADGGRGANVTVPFKQEAFALSDEHSERALAAGAVNTLILLENGKIRGDNTDGLGLTDDISKRLGVELSGKTVLLLGAGGAVRGVIPVLKEYRPARIVIANRTHAKAAEMAAHFDIEAIPLDELEGCFDIIINGTSGGLSGQLPAVSPKIFEHCTLAYDMVYGGAAEPFLAFSRQSGAKQTADGLGMLVGQAAASYRLWRGFAPDVLPVVQYMREL, encoded by the coding sequence ATGACCGCCCTCCCCCGCTACGCCGTTTTCGGCAACCCCGTCGCACACAGCAAATCGCCGCAGATTCATCGGCAGTTTGCCTTGCAGGAAGGCGTTGAAATCGAATATGAACGCATTTGCGCCGACATCGGCGGTTTCGCGCAGGCGGTTGAAGCGTTTTTTGCCGACGGCGGACGCGGGGCGAATGTTACCGTACCGTTCAAGCAGGAAGCGTTTGCCTTGTCGGACGAACATTCCGAACGCGCGTTGGCGGCGGGTGCGGTCAATACGCTGATTTTGCTGGAAAACGGTAAAATACGCGGCGACAATACCGACGGGCTCGGACTGACGGACGATATTTCAAAGAGGCTCGGGGTGGAACTGTCGGGCAAAACCGTCTTGCTGCTCGGCGCGGGCGGCGCGGTGCGCGGCGTGATTCCCGTATTGAAAGAATACCGCCCCGCGCGCATCGTTATCGCCAACCGAACCCACGCCAAAGCGGCGGAAATGGCGGCGCATTTCGATATTGAAGCCATACCTTTGGATGAACTGGAAGGCTGCTTCGATATCATCATCAACGGCACATCCGGCGGCTTAAGCGGACAGCTTCCCGCCGTATCGCCGAAAATCTTTGAACATTGCACTTTAGCTTACGATATGGTTTACGGCGGGGCGGCAGAGCCGTTTTTAGCGTTCTCCCGCCAATCAGGCGCAAAACAAACCGCCGACGGATTGGGCATGCTGGTCGGGCAGGCGGCAGCTTCCTACCGGCTTTGGCGCGGCTTTGCGCCCGATGTCCTGCCCGTCGTCCAATATATGAGAGAGTTATAA
- a CDS encoding surface-adhesin E family protein encodes MKKMLCLAVFALGLATPAVAADWVWLGISNDNTATLFGDADSRTDDRAWFEARYAKPQKHSNGKFYNTVKTLGEMDCSGKRYRFLTITWYSKSGNSIGSYTPSYDDWSYAIPGSIGEAQYKFVCNHDPR; translated from the coding sequence ATGAAAAAGATGTTGTGCTTGGCAGTATTTGCATTGGGGTTGGCAACGCCGGCGGTGGCGGCGGATTGGGTGTGGTTAGGTATTAGCAATGACAATACTGCTACCTTGTTTGGTGATGCAGACAGCCGTACGGACGATAGAGCATGGTTTGAAGCAAGGTATGCCAAGCCGCAAAAGCATAGCAATGGAAAATTTTATAATACAGTGAAAACGTTGGGAGAAATGGATTGCAGTGGTAAACGTTATAGGTTTTTGACGATTACGTGGTATTCCAAATCGGGAAACTCTATCGGTTCTTATACACCATCCTATGATGATTGGAGTTATGCTATTCCCGGTTCGATTGGAGAGGCTCAGTACAAATTTGTCTGCAACCACGATCCTCGCTGA